One genomic region from Flagellimonas oceani encodes:
- a CDS encoding 3-keto-disaccharide hydrolase, translating to MIDPRKTIYTLVCTLFLSFASSLYAQHISPLEGRWDLEMDFMGKTSPSWLEIKHSGNATLLGRFVFAFGSARPIAEVETYGENKFTFSIPNQWEPKGSDMIFHGELDGGKLKGTMIYTDGSIINWTGVKAPDLAYTENPKWGKTIEVFNGKDLTGWHVDGEKNQWVVKDGILTSPESGSNLITDEKFQDFKVHVEFRYPEGSNSGVYLRGRYEVQIVDSEGLEPADIYLGGVYGFLEPNQNASKPAGEWQTYDITLIGRRVTVTLNGKTVISDATIPGITGGALDSKEGEPGPFMIQGDHGPIEYRAFEVTPLKN from the coding sequence ATGATTGACCCTAGAAAAACAATTTACACCTTAGTTTGCACCCTATTTTTAAGTTTTGCGAGCAGTCTTTATGCCCAGCACATCAGTCCGTTAGAGGGCAGATGGGATTTGGAAATGGATTTTATGGGGAAGACCTCTCCTTCGTGGTTGGAAATTAAACACTCCGGAAATGCTACGTTATTGGGACGTTTTGTGTTTGCCTTTGGCAGCGCGCGACCCATTGCCGAAGTGGAAACCTATGGAGAAAACAAATTCACCTTTAGCATTCCCAACCAATGGGAGCCCAAAGGCAGCGATATGATCTTCCATGGCGAATTGGACGGTGGGAAATTGAAGGGTACAATGATCTATACCGATGGTTCCATCATCAATTGGACCGGGGTCAAAGCCCCTGATTTGGCCTATACCGAAAATCCAAAATGGGGAAAAACCATTGAGGTATTCAACGGAAAGGACCTTACTGGCTGGCATGTAGATGGCGAAAAGAACCAATGGGTGGTAAAAGATGGCATTTTGACCAGTCCCGAATCAGGATCCAATTTGATCACGGATGAGAAATTCCAAGACTTTAAAGTACACGTAGAATTCCGTTATCCAGAAGGAAGCAATAGTGGTGTTTATTTACGTGGTCGATATGAAGTTCAAATTGTGGACAGTGAAGGTTTGGAACCTGCCGATATCTATTTGGGAGGTGTTTACGGTTTTTTGGAACCCAATCAGAATGCTTCGAAACCTGCGGGCGAATGGCAGACCTATGATATAACTTTGATTGGTCGACGGGTTACGGTAACGCTTAACGGCAAAACCGTGATTTCCGATGCGACCATTCCAGGTATTACCGGTGGGGCTTTGGACAGCAAGGAAGGGGAGCCTG